The Polypterus senegalus isolate Bchr_013 chromosome 7, ASM1683550v1, whole genome shotgun sequence genome segment aaTTTTCTCTTCTCTCTTCCCTAGTTGCTGACTGAAGAAACCATAAAAAAGATGCTTGACATAAAAGCCTGGGCAGAATATATTGTGGAGTGGGCTGCAAAAGACCCATATGGTTTCCTTACCACTGTGATCTTGGCGCTAACTCCTCTATTCATAGCTAGTGCAGTGTTGTCATGGAAGCTGGCAAAAATGATTGAGGCCAGAGATCGTGAACAAAGGAAGAAACAGAAACGTCAGGAAAACATTGCAAAAGCAAAGAAGCCAAAGAAAGACTGAAAGACTTTCCAAGTGTGAATCAAATCCATCTTTTTTGCAGTTTATTGAAGGCTTTGTTGTATCAGGATTGACACTCAGGGAAAGGATATTCCAAAAAGATGAGCTTGTCAGCTGGAAATCAAGGCTAACCCTtacaatgatttatttttgtcAGAATATGTTTTTGTAAAATCATCTGTACCAGTTATTAAATACATTTGTGGGGGTGAGTGTGCACTCGCATGCATGCACTCACTTCCATGCCTTTAACCAGTCTCCAATTCAGTGTTGTTTATGAGCACtcaaattcttctattttaacaaaatacttaTAAACTGCCTGTTTTAGACTTGAAAGCAAGGACCAATAATTTAAGAATTATTTCTGACTAGTCAGTTGTTTtggtattaatatttaataaatcttATATGTTGAATTTGATTTCTCCTAGCTTGTACTTTTAGTATTACTTACTACTACTCCTTGGCTTATAGACCTTGAACTGGAGCTACAAGTTGATCAGAAAGATGTCCagtctaaaaaaaacaaaacctttatgTTAATAATAAAGGTTAAGCCCATCCTGACTGTTAATGTAAGTCAATTCTTTATAGTGTCACAATAGTTCATCTATAGCAGAAATGtacaacttgtatattttccagGCTGTTACACCATCTTAACCAGTATCATGTTTGTGGAACAATAATGGTTGTTTACAACACAagacttaaaaaaatgaacaggtaatGCCTTTTAAATAAAGTATGTGTTTTAGGTCTCTATAGGTAAGCGGTAAGTCTGCATGATGGAAGACCCAGATGACACAGACAACAATGTTAATAACCTTCCATCCTTTTCCACAACTGTCTGAATCCATTTCAGGATCACATGGTTTGGAGCCCATCTTAAGCAAACCCAAGTGAGATTGGAAGCTGATTTGATTTGGTGTAGTTAGGTGgatcatatttattttgttttaatcagaATTGAAACCAAAGTCCATCCCCTGAAACGTCTCCTGTATTATTTAAAACATCAATGATTTATTAGTTTGTTGCAGAAGTACTAGGAGGGAGTGCATTATGCCACATACAGTCCAGATTGTTGGATTTGCCTCTGTTGCAACCTGCTGCCACATTTTGACAAAGGAAGAGTTGTTTTCATAGTGGTAACATTATAAGCAAGGTCTAGATTAGGTTACCTGGTAGCTGTAAACTGATGTATAAGAGAGGCTGCCCGGTGA includes the following:
- the smim15 gene encoding small integral membrane protein 15, which produces MLDIKAWAEYIVEWAAKDPYGFLTTVILALTPLFIASAVLSWKLAKMIEARDREQRKKQKRQENIAKAKKPKKD